In Deinococcus fonticola, the genomic window TAGGAGCAAGGCCCTGGGGGTCAAAAGCGAGTACCTGAAGACCACCTTCGATAAACGGGCCGCTTACGACGCCGATTTCCTGGCACCCGGCCACGCACTGTTCGACCTGGTGCTCCAGCAGACCCTGGAGATGGCTGGCCCAGTCCTTCGGCAGGGGGCGACGTTCGAACTCGATGGCCTGACCGATGACGCCACACTGGGGTTCTACGAACTGGCTGTGGTGGATGGCCAGGGAGCTACAGCATCCCGCCGCCTCTTCGCCATTCAGCAGCCCCAGGGGCAAACACCAGGGTTGGTCTCATCGAGGGTGCTGGTGGACGCCTTGCCTTCAAAGACGCAGGAACCGTTAGATACGGCTGGTCAGGAACTTCAGGGCAGTCTCGAAAGCTGGCTGCTAGATACTCAGCTGGAGCCCTACGAGGAGGAGGTTCGCAAGGAGCGCCTGCGAGAAGTGGACATTCGCCGCCGCTACGGCACGCGCAGTCTGGAGCACCTGATTCGGGAGTCCACGCGCAAGCTCACTCAGCACAAAATCAAGCAGGCACAGGGCGACGACATGAAACTCGCTATCGGCCAGGAGGAACGGCGGCTGAAAACCCTACAGGAACGGCAACGCAGCTTCGAAGCCGAACTGGAAAAAGAATCTCAGCTGATGCCAGAGGCTGCCAACCTGCTGGCTCTGGCATATCTGCGGCCCCTGCACCCTGCCGAACAGAACTTGCCGAACGAAGATGACCCTGAAGTCCGAAGAGCTGTCGAACTGGCTGGAATGCGAGTGACCGAGGAGTATGAACTTGCACATGGCCGCACGCCAGCGGATGTCAGTGCTGATAACGTCGGATACGACATTCGCAGCGTCAAGCCTGGTCCTGCGGCTGACGCGAAGCCCGCCGAGCAACGGTACATTGAAGTGAAGGGCCGTGCTGGCGTCGGGCCAGTGGTCCTCACGCCAAACGAATGGATTACGGCAGGTCGTCTTGGCGACGAGTACTACCTGTATGTCGTGACGAATGCCTTAAGTGCCAGCCCCACCCTTACCGTCGTGCAGAATCCCGCTGTCAACTTGATCCCAGGGCAGGAAGTGACCGTTTTGCACTACATCATCCCAACCGAGGAATGGCAGCGGGCTGGTGAAGTCGGTTAATCAGCGTGCTTCCAGATGTGCCATGATTCGCGCTTCGACAACTGTCCAGGGACACACCTTACGAAAGGCTGCTGCCACACTGCCTGGGCGCATATGTCGCTTTTCGTACATAGGAGGTGTTTTAAGAAAGCTGCTATCAAGCGCAAAGTGAGGACTTTCACGAACTGCTCCGGGTCACCGCGTCCTCGGCACGATTCTCGTGCAATGCCCGCTGATGCGCCTCAACCAGTGTCAAGCGATGAGTAACCACCGGTAGTCCAACAAAGGGTCGGAACGTGTGTTACTGAGGTCATTGTCCGTGCCAAGTCTCAGGTGGCCCCAAAGGTGGCGACCTTCACCGCCCGCTGACGGTGATCAGGGTGTCACTCCCTTCTTTCAAGGCGGTATACGACAGTTCGCCTGCTACGCTCTTCCCGATAAACGCAGAGTAATGATCAGCACCCTCCAGTTCATCTTCAAGCTGTACGTATCCAGCCTCGCGCAACACCTGGAGCACGGCCCTGGGCTGCCAGCCCGGAAGGCGGAACTGTTCCACCCGGCTGTCGCCCTGGCGAACTTCTCGGCGGTAGGTGGTGCTTTGTGGGCAAACGGGCGTCCATGCGTCGGGACGGGGCGCGGCGCTCCACACCTGCTGGGGGGTGGCAAAGCAGTACAGGGGACTGCGCCAGCGGGCTTCGGCCAGCCACTGCCGTCCGGCCAACACACCGAGGAACAGGGTCAGCAGGCCAGCGAGCCATAAGAACTTATTCGCGGGCGTGATCAATGGCACTCTCAATCATGGTGGTGACATGCTCATCCAGCAGACGGTAGTAGGCCACGCGGCCCTCTTTGCGGAAGGTTACGACCCTTCCTTCTCGAAGAAGGCGGAGTTGGTGGCTGATGGCGCTTTCACTGATGCCGACCACAGCAGCCAAATCACAAACGCACAGTTCACCTGAGTTCAGGGCGATCAGGATTCTCAGGCGGGTGGGATCAGCCATCAGTTTCAGGAAAGTGCTGGCCTGCTCAATGCACAAGGCATCTGGTAAGGACGATAGCGCCTGCGCTACGGCTTGCGGGTGGACGCATTTCACTTCGCATACATCTGCGGGCACAGGGGTAGGGACAGACATCATTCCATTGTACGGCGCGGCCTTCAGCGTCATTTCATGACCGCCACTACGTCCTGCGCCACGCGCTCAGGGTTCGTCGTGACCTGCGTGTAGTCCCACACCAGCCGCAACCGTCCCCGCGCGTCCACCAGGTAGACCCCCGTGGTGTGGTTCACCTGGTACTCCAAAGGCCCTTTGACATCCACGTACTGATACCCCACGCCCCACGCTTTGGCCCCTTCAGCGAGTTGCGGTTCGGGGATAATCATGCCTCTGGCCTGCGGGTTGAAATACTTGACGTATTCGTTCAACTTGCTCACGGTGTCCCGTTTGGGGTCAACAGAAATCAGCAGCGGGACGAAGTTGGCCTGCCGGTCTGCGGGCAGCGTCTGACGCACCCGTTCCAGGGCCGCCAGGGTGGTGGGGCAGATATTGGGGCAGTTCAGAAACCCGAAAAACACCGCCACGGTCTGCCCACTCAAATCAGTCAGCGCCAGGGGTTTGGCGTCATCACCCGTGCCGCTCAGGGGTGGGGCCAGTTTATTGGCTGGCAAGGCCGTACCGTACAAGTTCAGTGGATTGCTGACCTTGTTGGCGATCCACACGGAACCGAGCAGCGCCGACACCGTGAAGAGGGCCAGCGCCAGGGATGACCGCCAGGAACGCTTCGCTGGTGGGTCGGGGGGACGCGTCGGCGAGGTATCCGCCTCGACCAGTGGGGCGTCTTGGGTCACGGGTGAACCTCCATGTGGCCGCCGTCATGCAGGCCAGCGGCTTCCACCTGCACCGTCACATGCTCGATGCCGTACTGCTCGGCAATCTCGGCCACTTCTTTGCTCAGGTCTGAGGTCGCTTCAGCGCTGACGAGGTGGACGCTCAAATTGTTTTCGCCGCTGGTGACACTCCAGACGTGCAAGTCATGCACTTCCTGCACGCCGCGCAGGGCGCTGAGTTGTGCGCGCAGGGCACTCAGGACAAGGCCATGCGGCACGCCTTCAAGCAGCACATTCACGCTTTCCTTCAGCAGCGTCCAGGTGCGAGGCAGTACCCATAGGCCGATCAGTGCGCCCAGCACCGGGTCAATCCAGGTCATCCCGGTCAGGCGGATCAGCAGCGCCCCCGCGATGACCGCCACCGAACCGAGCAGATCACCCATCACCTCCAGATAGGCGGATTTCACGTTCAGGCTGCCCTGACTGCCGCTGACCAGAATGCGGGCGCTGACGATGTTCACCAACAGGCCCAGCGTGGCGACGATCAGCATGGGCGTGGTCTGTACCTCCACTGGCTCCCGAAGGCGCTTGTAGGCTTCAAACAGAATGTAGATACCGATGGCGAACAGCATGCCAGCGTTCAACGCGGCAGCCAGAATCTCCGTGCGCCGATACCCGAAGGTGCGCTTCAGGTCGGCGGGGCGCTGCCCCACCCTGATGGCAAAGAGGGAGAGGGCCAGCGCCATCACGTCGGTCAGCATGTGGCCCGCGTCCGACAGCAGCGCCAAACTGCCCGATAGAAATGCGTAGATGACTTCCACCACCAAAAACGTGCCCGTCAGGGCCAGTGCGGTGGTCAGTTGGCGGGCGTTGGCATCCTTGCCGTGACTGTGACCCTCACTCATGGCCCCTCACTCATGATTCATGCCGTCCATGTTGTCCAGGTCGGTGTTGTCTGCGGCGGCGGCAGGGGGTTGGATACTCCGGGTCTTGAGCAGCGCGTCAATGGCGCGAATCTCTGAGGTCTGTGAGGCGATGACCCGCTGGGCGAAGGCCTTGACCTGCGGCTCCCTGACCGTGTTCAGGGCCGACTTTGCCATCAGCACGCCTCCCAGGTGGTGTTTCCTGAGCAGCGCCAGATACCGGCCCTCGGCCACTGTGGGGGGCAAGTGATCGAGGGCCTTCACCTCTTCAGACAGCGCCATGCCCATCGCCTCCCGGTTCATCCCGCTCATGGGTGGTTCGCTGCCCGCAATGGGGCGGTTCCAGGCCATCAACCAGCCGCTCATCTGCCCAATCTGGCCCTGCTGGGTAAGGGCAATGTCCTGCGCGAGCAGTTTCACTGCCGGGTCACTGGCCCGCTTGAGCATCGTGACACTCATCTCCACGGCCTGCGCGTGGTGGGCGCTCATGTCACGGGCAAAACGGACATCGGGGCTGGATTCGGCGGGAAAAGGGGTGTTGCGGCCACTCAGCAGCGCTGCCCCGATAGCCCCGCCCGCGAGGAGGGCCGTCAACTGGAGCGGCGTCCTGCGCCAGCGGCTCACTGGGTGTTGCTGTGCGAGCCGCTGCACGCTGCGCCGATCTCCGGGGCACTGCCCCCCTGCTCGAACTTCTGAATGAACTGTTTGAGGCGCGGGTCACTGGCACTGTCCAGTTCCAGTTGGGCGTTCCAGGCGGTCAACACGATGGGCGAGGGTTGGTCGGCGCGGGGTGTGAGCAGGGTGTGGGTGCGTCCGCCCAGCGCGTCCTTGAGGGCCATCACTTCGCTGGTGTTGATGTTGGGGCGGTAGGTGGCCCACACTGCGCCGTGTTCCAGGCTGTGAACCGCGTATACATCGTAAATTTCCTTGTCGTAAATCCCGCAGTTCTGCCAGCGCGGGTTGTGCGGCCCACCCACGGGCAAGGCTTCCTTGTAATCAATGCGGCCATCTTGGTGATCGCCACCCTCGTACTTGAATTCTTTCAGGCCGGGGATGGTCTCGCTGGACTTATTGCAGGCCACCAGGGCCAGCAGCAGGGCGGGAAGCAGGTATTTCATGACTCTCCTTTGGGTTGGGTCTGCGTGAGGGCTGTGGGAGGCGTGGGCGTGCGACGTGCCGAGGCGAGGAGCAGGGCAGCCACACCGAGCAGCACGAGGACATCAGCCAGGTTAAAGACCGGGAACGGCTGAGCGCTGAGGCGTTGACTAAAGCGGTCAAGCAGCGGGGATGACAGGTAGTCTACGACTGATCCGCGTGTCAGGCCGTCTACCGCATTCCCCAACGCTCCAGCAGCGATCAGCGCCAGAGACAGGGCAAGTTTGGGGTGCGGGCGACCACGCCATAGCGTGAGGATCAGGCCCAGTCCCACGGCCAGGCGGAGCACGGCCAGTGGCACGGTCAGGCCGCTGAGCAGGCCCCAGGCTATGCCTGGGTTCAAGGTATACGTCAGGCTCAAGAGACCGGGGATCAGCGGACGAACAGGCGTGTTTACGAGATTCTGTGCCGCCCAGGCTTTCAGCAACAGGTCGGTCAGCAGCAGCGCGAACAAGAGTGCAAGAGCTATTGGAAACGAAGGACGCCACGACACAGGCCCAGTATACCTGAGCGATTGTTCATGTATGTTGCGATGGAGCTTGGCAGGGGAGGCTGTCCGGCCTTCTTTTTCATGCCGCCGACGTTCACTGCACGGGGCGCTGTCCACACCGGCATGCCACGCACGCAGCCCGCTTGCATGGCTTAAGCAATCGCGCCCGTGCGGACGCCACAGCCGTGGTGAAATTTACTCCATGCCCTGCATCATCAGTTCAGCCGTTGCTCGGTTCTGGCCGATATACGGTTGTTTTCCTATCCAGTCACGCCTTTACCCCAAAGAGGCTGCCGATCAAGGCGCTCAGGGCCATTGCGACGGCCCCCCACAGGGTTACTCGCAAGGCCCCTTTTAGTCTCGACGCCCCGCCCGCGTGTGCGGCCATCGCCCCCAGCACAGTCAAGGTCAGCAGAGTGATAACCGTGACCCCTACGCTCACGATGCTCTGTGGCAGGAACACCGCCCCAAGCACTGGGATGATACCGCCCGCCACAAACGCCGCCGCTGAAGCAAAAGCGGCCTGAAAAGGCTGTGCCCGAAGCTGCTCAGTGATGCCCAATTCCTCACGGGCGTGTGCGCCCAGCGCGTCCGCCGCCGTGAGTTGTTGCGCCACCTGCAAGGCCACCACAGGTTCCACCCCACGCGACACATAAATGTCCGCAAGTTCCTGCAATTCCATTTCAGGGTGTACACGCAGTTCCTTGGCCTCTTTCGCCAGATCGGCATTTTCCGTATCGGCCTGGGACTGCACGGACACGTACTCTCCCGCCGCCATCGAAGTGGCTCCGGCCACCAGCGCTGCTACGCCCGCCAGCAAGATGGTACTTGCCGTGATTCCACGGGCGGCGGCCACACCCACCACCACGCTCGATACCGACACCACACCGTCATTTGCACCCAACACAGCAGCCCGCAGCCAGTTCACGCGCCCGGTATTGTGGTGTTCCTTGTGATACTCCACCACTTCAGTCGTTTGACTCATCACAACATTGTATCTGCGGCGTCTTTTATGTCAGGTTCAGTTGTAGAGCGTATACGGGTTCACCTGCGAACCAGCGAAGTACACCCGGAAATCCACATGCGGCCCGGTACTGTTCCCGGTGCTGCCCACACGCGCGATCACCTGTGCTGTCGTCACCCGCTGCCCGACCCTCACGAGGTTGGCGCTGTTGTGGCTGTAGCGGGAGGCATACCCGTTGCCGTGATCTACGACAATCGTCCACCCCCAGCCGGTTCGGGCATCAAAGCGCGACTCGCGCACCGTGCCGCCCAGCACGGCGCGGATTTGCGTACCGAACGGAGCGGCCATGTCCAGCCCGATATGTGCAGCGCTGTAGGGCGTCGTGATTCGGCCCTGTACGGGCATCACAGCCTGCACGCGAATGGAAGCCGGACGCACCACAGCCCCTCCCACCCGGTTTGGACTTCCGGTAGCTCCTGCTGGCGCAGGGAGTTGCAGCATCTGGCCGGGCCGCAACCTGCTGGCATCCAGCCCTGGGTTTACGCCCAGAATGGCCTGCACTGAAGTGCCGTGCCTGACCGCCAGCCTATAGAGCGTGTCGCCTGATTGAACGTTGACTGTCACGGCCCCCGCTGCACTCAGGGTCAACAACAGCGCCAAGGCCCTTGGTATCATGTGAATCCGCATAAGACAGCGTGAAGCTAACAGCCCTCAGGCCGCTTGTCATGAGACGGCGGCCCCTGACGGCGTTCCCTGGCTGCCACCACGGCGATCAGCAGCAAAACCACTGCCGTTAGCCAAGGCCCGGCATCACCAAGCCGCACCCCCCAGGTCTCAACGTTGACTGGGGCGAATTTCACCGCCAGGCTGGCGGCCATAAACCTGGGCAACCGCTGCGTGACCACACCTTGCGGGTTAACTGCCGCCGTCACTCCATCGTTGCCAACCCGCAGCCACCAACGCCGCGTCTCAATGGCCCGTACCCGGCCCATTTGAAAGTGCTGCTCGGCTCCCATGCTGGAGCCGAACCAGGCGTCATTGGAGGGCGTGACCAGCACGTTTGCGCCTTCCCTGACCAGCACGCGGGCCAGCACCGGAAAGGTGGACTCGTAACAGATCAGTGTCCCGAACCGCAGGTCGCCGGAGACCACCGGGGCCATGCCCTGGCCCGGCTCACGACCTGTCAGTTGAGGCAGGCCCATCATGCGGAAGATGGCCTGATAGAGCGGCCCCAGCAGGCGCGAGCCGGGAAAGAACTCGCCAAATGGCACCAGTTTCACCTTGTCCTGCTTGCCGAGTAAGCGGCCTTCCTGAGTCAGCAACACACTATTCCGGGGCCGTGGATCACTCAGCGCCGCGCCCAACAGCACTGGGACGTGAATGGCCTGCAATCCGGCCTGGTCGGTGATCCCCGCTCCCCACGACACGGCAGTTTCCGGCCACACCACGATGTCCGCTTCCCGTTCAGCCAGACCGCGCCCAGTCAGGGCCAGGTAACGCGACCAGTCCTGCGCCGTCTGCCCAACAACCTTTTCTCGCGGGTCAACGTTGCCCTGTATCAGCAGGGCT contains:
- a CDS encoding ArsR/SmtB family transcription factor gives rise to the protein MTLKAAPYNGMMSVPTPVPADVCEVKCVHPQAVAQALSSLPDALCIEQASTFLKLMADPTRLRILIALNSGELCVCDLAAVVGISESAISHQLRLLREGRVVTFRKEGRVAYYRLLDEHVTTMIESAIDHARE
- a CDS encoding SCO family protein, translating into MTQDAPLVEADTSPTRPPDPPAKRSWRSSLALALFTVSALLGSVWIANKVSNPLNLYGTALPANKLAPPLSGTGDDAKPLALTDLSGQTVAVFFGFLNCPNICPTTLAALERVRQTLPADRQANFVPLLISVDPKRDTVSKLNEYVKYFNPQARGMIIPEPQLAEGAKAWGVGYQYVDVKGPLEYQVNHTTGVYLVDARGRLRLVWDYTQVTTNPERVAQDVVAVMK
- a CDS encoding cation diffusion facilitator family transporter is translated as MSEGHSHGKDANARQLTTALALTGTFLVVEVIYAFLSGSLALLSDAGHMLTDVMALALSLFAIRVGQRPADLKRTFGYRRTEILAAALNAGMLFAIGIYILFEAYKRLREPVEVQTTPMLIVATLGLLVNIVSARILVSGSQGSLNVKSAYLEVMGDLLGSVAVIAGALLIRLTGMTWIDPVLGALIGLWVLPRTWTLLKESVNVLLEGVPHGLVLSALRAQLSALRGVQEVHDLHVWSVTSGENNLSVHLVSAEATSDLSKEVAEIAEQYGIEHVTVQVEAAGLHDGGHMEVHP
- a CDS encoding DUF305 domain-containing protein — its product is MTALLAGGAIGAALLSGRNTPFPAESSPDVRFARDMSAHHAQAVEMSVTMLKRASDPAVKLLAQDIALTQQGQIGQMSGWLMAWNRPIAGSEPPMSGMNREAMGMALSEEVKALDHLPPTVAEGRYLALLRKHHLGGVLMAKSALNTVREPQVKAFAQRVIASQTSEIRAIDALLKTRSIQPPAAAADNTDLDNMDGMNHE
- a CDS encoding DUF3105 domain-containing protein, whose product is MKYLLPALLLALVACNKSSETIPGLKEFKYEGGDHQDGRIDYKEALPVGGPHNPRWQNCGIYDKEIYDVYAVHSLEHGAVWATYRPNINTSEVMALKDALGGRTHTLLTPRADQPSPIVLTAWNAQLELDSASDPRLKQFIQKFEQGGSAPEIGAACSGSHSNTQ
- the lspA gene encoding signal peptidase II; its protein translation is MSWRPSFPIALALLFALLLTDLLLKAWAAQNLVNTPVRPLIPGLLSLTYTLNPGIAWGLLSGLTVPLAVLRLAVGLGLILTLWRGRPHPKLALSLALIAAGALGNAVDGLTRGSVVDYLSSPLLDRFSQRLSAQPFPVFNLADVLVLLGVAALLLASARRTPTPPTALTQTQPKGES
- a CDS encoding VIT1/CCC1 transporter family protein, coding for MSQTTEVVEYHKEHHNTGRVNWLRAAVLGANDGVVSVSSVVVGVAAARGITASTILLAGVAALVAGATSMAAGEYVSVQSQADTENADLAKEAKELRVHPEMELQELADIYVSRGVEPVVALQVAQQLTAADALGAHAREELGITEQLRAQPFQAAFASAAAFVAGGIIPVLGAVFLPQSIVSVGVTVITLLTLTVLGAMAAHAGGASRLKGALRVTLWGAVAMALSALIGSLFGVKA
- a CDS encoding M23 family metallopeptidase encodes the protein MTVNVQSGDTLYRLAVRHGTSVQAILGVNPGLDASRLRPGQMLQLPAPAGATGSPNRVGGAVVRPASIRVQAVMPVQGRITTPYSAAHIGLDMAAPFGTQIRAVLGGTVRESRFDARTGWGWTIVVDHGNGYASRYSHNSANLVRVGQRVTTAQVIARVGSTGNSTGPHVDFRVYFAGSQVNPYTLYN
- the lnt gene encoding apolipoprotein N-acyltransferase, with the translated sequence MGVLLALTFPPSPLGWLAAVPLAWLFVRIKHSSVRRTFQETWWFACGLFGTLLLWLPASLMGLLGVGIIALYPFLVGLLAGLWAVTLTLTRALAGRFVLLALPFALTLLDTLRETGALGFTWGNLGYTLALTPLVQVAELGGVSLLGLLVGLSASALASRRRALMGLTSAAWLAALSFGLTRPAMPEPNRTALLIQGNVDPREKVVGQTAQDWSRYLALTGRGLAEREADIVVWPETAVSWGAGITDQAGLQAIHVPVLLGAALSDPRPRNSVLLTQEGRLLGKQDKVKLVPFGEFFPGSRLLGPLYQAIFRMMGLPQLTGREPGQGMAPVVSGDLRFGTLICYESTFPVLARVLVREGANVLVTPSNDAWFGSSMGAEQHFQMGRVRAIETRRWWLRVGNDGVTAAVNPQGVVTQRLPRFMAASLAVKFAPVNVETWGVRLGDAGPWLTAVVLLLIAVVAARERRQGPPSHDKRPEGC